A region of the bacterium genome:
TTATAAATTGCCTACGCCGATGTTCAATATTTTCAACGGCGGCAGCCACGCGGATACCAATCTGGATATTCAGGAAATTATGATCATACCGCAAGCCGAAATTTCGTTCAGCGAAAAAATTCGTTGCGGCGCTGAAATATTCCATGAACTTAAGAATGTTTTAAGCCAGCATAACCTTGATACCGATATCGGCAATGAGGGAGGATATGCCCCTGATATCAAATCAACCATTTTTGCTTTTGATCTGGTGCTGGAAGCGATCAAACGCGCCGGTTACATTATAGGGAAAGATGTTTGCTTGGGCATTGACGCCGGAGCTAACTCTTTTTATGATAAAAAAGAAGATCATTATGTCTTAAAGGCTGATGGTGTTTCGCTGTCGTCCGAACGCTTGATATCTCTTTATATCGAATGGATCAATAAATATAATCTAATTTCAGTCGAAGATCCGTTAAACGAAAAAGACTGGATCGAATGGCGAAAAGCCTTTATCCGGCTAAAGACAGCTAATGGCGACACAATGGTAATTACCGATGATCTAACGGTAACAAATATAAAGTTGCTCGAAAAAGCGATTAAAGAAGCGATAGGCAACGCAATCATCATTAAGCCTAATCAAATCGGCACGCTTTCAGAAACTATCGAAGCGGTAAAAATGGCGCAAGAGGCAGGCTGGAAAGTTGTCGTATCGCATCGTTCGGGAGAGACTTGCGATAATTTTATCGCTGATCTGGCTGTGGCGGTCGGCGCGGATTTTATCAAAGCCGGTTCGCTTTCGAGGGGAGAAAGACTGGCGAAATACAATAGATTGATGGAAATAGAGGAAGAGATATCTTAATTTTCAAAACTCAATTTTCAATTTACAATGAATTATTTTTTAAAATAAAATATGACTATTATTTTTAAAATTATTATCGGGATAGCTGTTTTGCTGGGTTTGGTATTAGCGGGAACTTTTATAAGCAATAAATACCGCGGTGGAATCGGCTCATCGCCAAGCCCGACCCCTTTCGGCGGACAGTTGCCAGCGAGTGTTTCCGTGCAGGAAGAGAAAAAAATAAAAGATTTGGCGGAGAATTTTGTCAGAGCATACGGAACATACCAATTTGGAGATTTCACAAATCTGGAAAGCCTAAAGGATAAAATAACGAGCCGCTTATGGGGCGAAAAAGAAAATTTTATAAAAGAGAAAAAACAAGAGCTGGAAAATAAACCGAAAAAATATATTACATTTTCATTACTTGTTAAAGAATCGGTTGTTTTATCCCAAAGTGGTGATTTAGTTGAGGTGGAAGTTAGATATACAAAAAGGGAAATGAGAGGAGCCACGATTCAGGGCGCAACAACCATAGAATATGTAGATGAAGACGGGCAAACGGGGAAATCATCAATTTCTTTCAATAAAGAAGAGAGGGCAATTTTAAAATTTATCAAAGAGGGTAATGAATGGAAGGTTGATGATATTTTAATTAAATAATTTATAATATGAAAAAAATAAAAGATAAGTCAATTATTTTTCTCAAAATTGCGAGTGGCGCGATCGCCGTAATCGGAATTATTTTTATTTTTTCGCTTTTTGCGATTGCGGTTTCAGTTAATTCTTCAAAAAAAAATACAGGCGAATCATTTTCAGCCGAAAGCGCTATAGGTATTTATGTTGTATATGGTAAAATTGTAAGCGTGCAAAACAATACGATTTCAGCAGAAACTCCCGTTTTCAATTTGGAAAAAAGCAGATGGGATGAAAATAAAAAAGAAATAAGAAAATTAATAATAGACAATAATACCGTATTAAAACGGATAACTTCCCAGCCAAGAGCGGGTAAAAAAAATGAACTTGAATATATTTCAAACGATATTAAGCTTTCCGATTTTAAAAAAGAGGATTCTGTCAGTATAAAATATTCAAAAGATGTTACAAAGATTAAAGATTTTACGCCTGAGTCAATAACAATCTTATCCTATTAATAATATTTTAATATTTAATTTTATGATTTTTCTAAAAAATAAAAAGAATGGCTTTTTTGTGTTTTTATTAATATTAATGGCAGTTTTATTTTTGCCGCTTATTGCAAATGCACGCACTGAAGATTGCAGTACTACTAAATTTTCTAATGGTAATACTACTATGCCTTTGGTTTTTCCTGCTGGTGGAGGGTATAATAATGAAGCAAAGATATCGCTTCCGATGTCTGCTACGATTACTACGACAACAGTGGATCTTGTGCCAAAAACTTTAATTAAAACTCCATATATTTGGGTGCCTAATAGTGGCAGTAATACTATAGCTCAGATTAGAACAACAGATGGCACTTTAGTAAAATTATATACAAATTCTACGCCTGGATTTGACCCAGCTTCGTTTAATGATCCTTCTCGTATTACTTTAATTCCGGGCGGAGATGTTTGGGTGGCAAATCGGGGAAACGCCTATATAACATGGCTCGAGCCGAAAAACGACGGCACCGGAGAATATAAATACGGAGGACAAGTTAACACAGGTGCAACTCTGAATCGTGGTTTAACTTTTGATAGATATGGGAATATATGGACTGGTACGGCTGGAGTTGGAGCTGTTGCGTGCCCGTCTGGAGTAGGTACTGGCGATCGTTTGCATGTAGTTTGTACTTCTGCTTCATGCGGAGGAAAAGGAACAAAATTAGCCAGTTTATGTCCGGCATACTCTTATGGCATGATTGGTGATAAATATGGTATTGTTTGGTCTCAAAGCAACGGGAGTGTTACTTCTTATAAATATTCAAGTGGAGCGATAGTAACTAAGGATACTGAACCGACAGCCGGTGCATATGGAATCGGCATAGACAATGATTCGAATATTTGGATAGCGCAATGGGCTGATAATGGTGGGGCATGGAAAGTAGTCAGAGACACAGGAGGCGGCATTACCAGCGTTACAAATTATCCTTCCGGTTTAAGCGGCGGACCTAATACTTATGGAGGACGGGGAATTGCAGGGGACGGTACTATTAATAAAAGTGTTTGGATGGTTGTTGACGATAACAGGTCTTTTTGGACAACAAGTTCTTCACGAGTTTTAAAATTTAAAGTTTCCGATGGAAGTGTTATTGGTAACATTCCAGTAGGAATAGGAGCCGAAGGCGTGGCTATTGATTTTGATAATAATATTTGGATAGTAAATTATGGCGGTGGCGGCCCTGGTTATACTAATCCAAACGGTCCAAGTGCGCCTGCTTCTTGTACTACAGCTGGATACGGTTCCGTAACAAAGCTAAAAAATGACGGAACAGTGATTGGCAGTTATCCTACTTGCGGCAATATTCCGTATAATTATTCCGATATGACTGGTTTTAGAAGTATTCCGAATTCTTTAACCGTTGGCAGTACAGAATATATGCCGACAACTGGAAATACTTATACTGGATTTGAAAGCGCGATTAATGCAATTATATATGGAGCAACTTGTACATGTATAGTGGGTGGAGTTGAACAATGCGCGATAGATCCTACAGAATTAAATAGTTGCTTAGTGCCATTATCTCTGTTTTCAATTACAGGAGGAGATTATGAAGCAAAAAATTTAAGTATTACCTGCAGTATAACTTTTCCCGACATCACAACCGGTTTGGTTCCTTGCGGCCGATTAGATGATAATCTTGCCACCGGCGATATTGACGAGTCTCAGGCTTGCACTCTTTGCGCAATGTTCTATATGTTAAAAAATATTATTAATTTTGTTTTAGATCTGGCTGTCGGGATCGGAGTATTTATTCTTATAATTGCCGGGCTTCTCTATGCTTTATCGACCGGGAATCCCAGAAATATTGAACTGGCTAAATCTGCCATGAGTAGTGTGATCGCGGGTTTGGCTATCGTTTTTATCGCTTGGCTGGCAATCGCCGTAATCTTGCAAGGAATGGGATACGCGAATATGACTACGTGGAATCAGGTTAATTGCACGCTGTAAAAATGTTCCCACAAAAATACGATAAACTAATTTAAATATATTTTTATGAAACCCGTTAGAAATAAATAATTATTTTTAATGTGGTCTAATAATAACTAGAATCATAAATATGGGAATTTCTAACGGGTTGAAACAAAAATACGACGTTATCACTATTGGCGGCGCGACTTATGATATTACATTTTTCCCGATCAAAAGTGAAATGTTTTTAATCGATAATGAAAAAGACATTTTGCGGCAGAAACTGCTGGCCTTTGAACATGGCGCGAAAATCAGTTCGGAAAAAGTCGTTCACGGATTCGGCGGCGGCGCGGCTAATACGGCGGTATCATTCGCAAGCTTCGGGTTTAAATCCTCGGCTATTATCGCGACCGGAGATGATCTTTTTGGCAATGAAATAATCAGCAATTTTAAAAAAAAGAAAGTAGGAATTGAACTGATCCAGAAAACAGCAAAACAAAAAAGCGATTTTGCCGTTATCATAATCGGTCCTGACAAAGACCGGATAATTTTTCGCGATGATAATGTAAAAAATAAATTGGAATTAAACCGAAAAGGAATCGCCGCGCTGAAGAATACGAAATGGATATACCTGGCCTCTTTAAGCGGAGACTGGCAGAGGATTTTAGCTCAGGTTTTCGCCGTAAAAAATAAAAAGCGGAAGCTCAGGATTGCCTGGAATCCGGGACTAAGCCAGCTCGTCGGCGGCCTGAAAGAATTGAGCTTTTTTTTCAAATATACCGAAGTCTTGATCTTAAACCAGGATGAAGCTACCCAGTTGGTAACAAGCGATCCAAAAGTTAAAAAAGAGAATATTGTTCCGAGTGATGTAAAAAATCTATTATCCATAATTAAAAATTACGGTCCGCGCACGGTAGTGATTACGTGCGGCAGAGATGGCGCGTGGGCTTATGACGGAGTAAAAATGTACTATGCGCCGATTATAGAGAAAGGAGAGAGGCTTGATACAACCGGAGTGGGCGATGCTTTTGGGTCGTCATTTGTTGCCGGCCTGGAATTATTCAAAGACGATATTGATAAAGCGATGAAGCTGGGGATTCTAAACACATCTTCGGTGGTTGCCGCGCCCGGCGCGCAAAACGGGCTGTTGGGTAAAAAAGATCTAAAAAATCTGGATATATAGTATTTTATTGTTTTTCGCTTCTGGAAAAAAGCATAATGTGATATAATATAGCAATATTTAAAAAATATTAACTTAATTTTTAATCAATATTTAATTATTCGATTTTCAATCAATCCTGCAAAGCAGTCCTGATAATTGAAAATTGTGAAAATCTTATGCCAAAAAAGACGAAGAAATTTAAAAAGCCGGCCCTTCGACGCGCTCAGGGTAAAGTAAAATCGGCCAAGAAAAAAGTATTGAAAGCTAAAAAAGTAGTTTTGAAAAAGAAAAAAGCTATAAAAAAAGTGGCTGTTAAAAAGGCTAAGTTTAAAGCAAAAATTAAACTTAAGACGAAAGCGAAAATTAAATCCAAGATTAAGCCAAAAGCTAAGAAGTTTAAAGGAATTCCTAAAGTCGAACTTATTGCTGCTATTCGGCCAAAAGCCAGCAGTAAAATTAATTTGCCGATAGAAATTGCCAAACCGCATGCCGCGAAAACCGAAGCTGTGGCAAACGAAGCTTCTAACACCGCGGAAACAACCGAAGTGCTGCTGAGCGCGCAAAAAATATACTTGCCTTCAAAAGAGATTTTGGATAAAGCGATTGTAAAAGATTATGACGCGATATTGAAAACCGCCGCCGCCAATCCGGAAAAATTTTGGGAAGATGCCGCTAAAGATATCAATTGGTCTGCGCCATGGACTAAAGTTTTAGATAAAGACAAAAAACCTTTTTATAAATGGTTTGTCGGCGCTAAAACTAATTTGGCTTATAACGCGGTTGATCGGCATATTGAAGCGGGAAAAGGCGCGAAGACCGCGATTCTTTGGGAAGACGAGACCGGCCGGACCAAAAAATATACTTACTTGGAACTTTTCAAAGAAGTAAATAAAATGGCGAATGCGCTTCGTTCACTCGGAGTTCAAAAAGGAGATAGAGTGGCGATATATATGCCGAATATTCCGGAAATTGCTATTTCGATGCTGGCATGCGCCAAGATCGGCGCGATGCATTCAGTGGTTTATGCCGGTTACTCGGCAATGGCTTTGACCGATAGAATTCAAGATGCGCAGGCAAAAGTTTTGATCACCGCCGATGGCAGTTTTCGCCGCGGAAAAGTTATAAACCTTAAAGAGATGGTTGATAAAGCGGTTGTGAATTGTCCGACGATCCAAAAAGTTATTGTGGTAAAAAATAATGCTCAGCCGATCAGTTTTAATATGGCCAAAGATGTCTGGTATCATGAATTGATCAAAGATAAAAGCGAGGAAGCGAAATGCGAAGAAATGGATTCGGAAGATCCGGCATTTGTGCTTTATACTTCCGGCACTACGGCGAAGCCGAAAGGAATAGTTCACGCGGTTGGCGGATATATGGTGGGCGTGCTTCGCACGATAAAATGGGTATTTGATCTGCATGGGAATGAAGTTCTTTGGTGCACCGCGGATCCGGGATGGATCACCGGGCACAGTTATATAATTTATGGTCCGCTTTTGGCCGGCATTACGACTCTTATGTATGAGGGTGTTCCGGATATGCCCGAACCGGATCGAATTTGGAAAACAGTGGAAAAATACAGCGTGAATATTCTCTATACCGCGCCGACTCTGATCCGCGCGATGGCGAAATACGGCAATGAATGGCCGGCGAAACACGCGATGACATCTTTGCGAATCTTGGGTTCAGTCGGCGAGCCGCTCAATCCGGCGGCCTGGCTTTGGTATAATGAATTTGTCGGTAAAAATCGCTGTCCGATCATGGATACCTGGTGGCAGACTGAGACTGGCATGCATATGCTGACCCCGCTTCCTTGCGCGCCTCTTAAAGCCGGAAGCGTGACCAAGCCTTTCCCGGGAATTATTGCGGATATTGTCGATAAAAACGGTAAGCAAGTTGAAGTCGGAAAAGGCGGATATTTGGTAATTCTCAATCAGTGGCCGTCGATGGTCCGAACGATCTTCAATAATCCCGACCGCTATGTTAAAACCTACTGGCAGGAAATTCCTGGCGGAGTCTATGCCTCTGGCGACATTGCCTTCAAAGATAAAGACGGATTTTTTTGGATCCAGGGCCGCGGCGATGATGTATTGAAAATTGCCGGACACAGGATTGGTACTGCCGAAGTCGAAAGCGCATTCGTTCATCACAAAGCGGTGGCTGAAGCCGGCGTGATTGGTATTCCTGATCCGGTCAAAGGCGAAGTGATCAAAGCGTTTTTGATCCTGAAACAAGGTTTTACCGGCTCGGATGAACTTAAAAAAGAATTGCTTCTGGCAGTTCGCCACGCTCTTGGCCCGGTTGCGGTGATCGGCGATATCGCCTTTGTCGATTCCTTGCCGAAAACCCGAAGCGGAAAGATTATGAGACGGGTCTTGAAGGCTCGAGAATTGGGATTGCCGGAAGGAGATACGAGCGCGCTGGTGAGTTAGCAATTTTAGACTAAATAATAATTTAGACTTTTTAAAAAGACACTCGAAAGTCTAAATTATTATTTTATTGTAACTAAATCATGAAAACATTTGTCAAAATCATCAAACCCGGTTATTTCAAATGGATCGGCAAGAATCGTTGCCAGACCGGCAGTAATGTTGTTTTGATTTGCGATAGTGGAAAAAATATTCTCGTGGATACCGGTTCGCCCGGCGAAGATAAAAAAATAATCGCAGGATTGAAAAAGGAAAAGCTTAAGCCGAAAAATATCGATATCGTGGTTCTTACGCATCCTCACGCTGATCATATCGCTAATAATTTTTTATTTTCCGAAGCTTTGTTTATTGACAGTCTGGGAGAATTCAAAGGCGATAAATTTTTATTGGCAAAGGCAGAGCGGCGAATCACTAAAAATGTTCGCATCACCAAAACTCCCGGGCACGCCCTGGAAGATATTTCTATAATTGTAAATAACACGGAATTTGGTATAATAGCTGTGGTTGGAGATTTGTATTGGCGTGGCGGGGATAATAAATTATTGCAAGTTGAAAGCCCAAAAACTTTGACTGCCAGCCGCAAAAAAATTCTTTTGATGGTTGATTATTTGATCCCTGGCCACGGAAAAATGTTTAAAAACCCAAGAGGAAAAGATATTTACGGATTAGAAGATAGGATGTTGAGCGTACATTAATTTATGCCTGTAAATTGTTTAAATTATATGGAAAATCTTTTTGAAATCCGCATTCACTCCCGCGGCGGGCAAGGCGCGAAAACTATCGGCCAGATATTGGCTGAGGCGGGGATCGAAGACGGGAAATTTGTCGAAGCTTTTTCCGAATATGGCCCCGAGAGAAGCGGCGCGCCGATGCAGGTATTCGTCAGAATTTCCAACGAGCCCATAAGAGTGCATAGCAATATCAAGACCCCGGATATTGTTATTTTGGCTGATCCCACATTGCTGGGAATAGTGGATATAACCAGCGGATTGAAAAAAAACGGCCTGTTGCTCGTGAATAGTTTTAAGGAAGAAAAGGATGTGCGGGAAATGCTGGGCTGCAGGCAAAAAATATACGCATTAAATGCCACGAAAATCGCCGTTGAAGTTTTGGGAAAAGATTTTTCCGGAATAGTTTTGATGGGAGCACTGAATAAAATCAGTAATATTGTTTCCAAAAAAGCGCTTGAAGAAGAGCTGGAAGAAATTTTTGCCCGGAAAAAAGGCAGAGAAATGGCGGAAAAAAACATTTTAGCTTTCAGAAAAGGATACGAAGCGGTAGAATTACAGGCGTCAAACGCTCAGTGTAAAATTTAATCGAATAATAAGGATATGAATACCGTGAAAAAAACAAATGTAAAATTAAAATCATGGCGTGAAATTCCTATTGGAGGAGTGATTACCGAAGCCGGCAATGCCAAGAAATTCAAGACTGGCGCTTGGCGCACGAAAAAACCCGTAACCGATAAATCAAAATGCACGAATTGCATGAGGTGTGTCATATTTTGCCCCGATGCGGCAATAAGCGTTAAAAAATTAGCGGATTTAAGCGAGGAAGAAAAATCTGCGATAAAAATAAAAACCGAGGTAGTACTTGATTCTACGAATTATGATATTTGCAAGGGTTGCGGTATTTGCGCCGAAGAATGCCCGGTAAAAGCGATTGAGATGCAAAAAGAATAAAAAATGATTATAAAATTATTTTAAACATATAATTACCATGTCTTCCACGAGAAAAACAAAATATCACGCTCTTTCCGGCGCCGAAGCGGCGGCTGAAGCAATGAGGCAGATCAATCCGGACGTCGTGGCAGTATATCCGATTACGCCGCAAACTCCGATCATTGAGTCTTTCGCCAGAATGGCGGCCGATGGCAAAGTTACGACTTCCATAATCAATGCTGAGAGTGAGCATTCGGCGCTGAGCGCGGTTGTCGGCGCTTCTGCCGCGGGAGTGCGGGCTATGACCGCCACATCAAGCCAAGGTTTGGCTTTTATGGCTGAAGTTTGCTATATCGCTTCCGGGATGCGGCTGCCGATCGTAATGGCGGTTGCCAATCGGTCGCTTTCCGCGCCGTTGAATATCCACGGAGATCAATCTGACGCGATGATGCTTCGCGATTCCGGTTGGATCCAGATATTTTCCGAAAATGCCCAGGAAGTTTATGACAATACATTGATTTCATTGAGGCTTGCGGAACATGGAAAAGTATTAACGCCGGTAATGGTAATGCAGGATGGCTTTATAACCAGCCATGCCGTTCAAAATGTTTTGAAGATCGAAGACAAGATCGTAAAAAAATTTATCGGCGAATGGAAACCATTGTATCCCTTGCTTGATGTCGACCATCCTGTGACTTACGGCGGACTGGATCTGTTTGATTATTATTTTGAACATAAGCGCCAGCAAATAGAAGGGATTGAAAACGTTTTAAATGTTCTGCGTATAATTGACGATGAATACGAAAAGCTCAGTGGAAGAAAATATTCCTATATCGAAGAATATCGCTTGAAAGATGCCAGCATCGCTGTTGTGCTTATGGGTTCAACCGCCGGAACGGCGAAAGTCATAGTTGATAAATTAAGAAAAAAAGGGATCAAGGCCGGATTATTAAAAATACGCCTTTTTCGGCCATTTCCCGGGGAATCAATCAGGAGATCCTTAGCCAAAATAAAACGAGTGGCAATTCTCGACAAAGCCGCCGCACCCGGAGCATATGGAGCGCTTTCAAACGAAATTCGCGCGTTATACGC
Encoded here:
- a CDS encoding 4Fe-4S binding protein, with the translated sequence MNTVKKTNVKLKSWREIPIGGVITEAGNAKKFKTGAWRTKKPVTDKSKCTNCMRCVIFCPDAAISVKKLADLSEEEKSAIKIKTEVVLDSTNYDICKGCGICAEECPVKAIEMQKE
- a CDS encoding MBL fold metallo-hydrolase, with amino-acid sequence MKTFVKIIKPGYFKWIGKNRCQTGSNVVLICDSGKNILVDTGSPGEDKKIIAGLKKEKLKPKNIDIVVLTHPHADHIANNFLFSEALFIDSLGEFKGDKFLLAKAERRITKNVRITKTPGHALEDISIIVNNTEFGIIAVVGDLYWRGGDNKLLQVESPKTLTASRKKILLMVDYLIPGHGKMFKNPRGKDIYGLEDRMLSVH
- the acs gene encoding acetate--CoA ligase; this encodes MPKKTKKFKKPALRRAQGKVKSAKKKVLKAKKVVLKKKKAIKKVAVKKAKFKAKIKLKTKAKIKSKIKPKAKKFKGIPKVELIAAIRPKASSKINLPIEIAKPHAAKTEAVANEASNTAETTEVLLSAQKIYLPSKEILDKAIVKDYDAILKTAAANPEKFWEDAAKDINWSAPWTKVLDKDKKPFYKWFVGAKTNLAYNAVDRHIEAGKGAKTAILWEDETGRTKKYTYLELFKEVNKMANALRSLGVQKGDRVAIYMPNIPEIAISMLACAKIGAMHSVVYAGYSAMALTDRIQDAQAKVLITADGSFRRGKVINLKEMVDKAVVNCPTIQKVIVVKNNAQPISFNMAKDVWYHELIKDKSEEAKCEEMDSEDPAFVLYTSGTTAKPKGIVHAVGGYMVGVLRTIKWVFDLHGNEVLWCTADPGWITGHSYIIYGPLLAGITTLMYEGVPDMPEPDRIWKTVEKYSVNILYTAPTLIRAMAKYGNEWPAKHAMTSLRILGSVGEPLNPAAWLWYNEFVGKNRCPIMDTWWQTETGMHMLTPLPCAPLKAGSVTKPFPGIIADIVDKNGKQVEVGKGGYLVILNQWPSMVRTIFNNPDRYVKTYWQEIPGGVYASGDIAFKDKDGFFWIQGRGDDVLKIAGHRIGTAEVESAFVHHKAVAEAGVIGIPDPVKGEVIKAFLILKQGFTGSDELKKELLLAVRHALGPVAVIGDIAFVDSLPKTRSGKIMRRVLKARELGLPEGDTSALVS
- a CDS encoding 2-oxoacid:acceptor oxidoreductase family protein; this translates as MENLFEIRIHSRGGQGAKTIGQILAEAGIEDGKFVEAFSEYGPERSGAPMQVFVRISNEPIRVHSNIKTPDIVILADPTLLGIVDITSGLKKNGLLLVNSFKEEKDVREMLGCRQKIYALNATKIAVEVLGKDFSGIVLMGALNKISNIVSKKALEEELEEIFARKKGREMAEKNILAFRKGYEAVELQASNAQCKI
- a CDS encoding transketolase C-terminal domain-containing protein; amino-acid sequence: MSSTRKTKYHALSGAEAAAEAMRQINPDVVAVYPITPQTPIIESFARMAADGKVTTSIINAESEHSALSAVVGASAAGVRAMTATSSQGLAFMAEVCYIASGMRLPIVMAVANRSLSAPLNIHGDQSDAMMLRDSGWIQIFSENAQEVYDNTLISLRLAEHGKVLTPVMVMQDGFITSHAVQNVLKIEDKIVKKFIGEWKPLYPLLDVDHPVTYGGLDLFDYYFEHKRQQIEGIENVLNVLRIIDDEYEKLSGRKYSYIEEYRLKDASIAVVLMGSTAGTAKVIVDKLRKKGIKAGLLKIRLFRPFPGESIRRSLAKIKRVAILDKAAAPGAYGALSNEIRALYAGAKKTPKFQSCIYGLGGRDVSLEDVGKIYADLQKGKIDNKIKYIGLR
- the eno gene encoding phosphopyruvate hydratase, encoding MVAKIKNIIAREILDSRGDPTIEVKVELTGNIEAVASVPSGASTGGAEALELRDGDLKRYGGKGVLKAVKNINEIIAKFLKGKDATHQQEIDDTMIKLDGTENKTNLGANAILGVSLACARAGAYAAKLPLYEYIAKTYKFRSDSSRGKQSRHYKLPTPMFNIFNGGSHADTNLDIQEIMIIPQAEISFSEKIRCGAEIFHELKNVLSQHNLDTDIGNEGGYAPDIKSTIFAFDLVLEAIKRAGYIIGKDVCLGIDAGANSFYDKKEDHYVLKADGVSLSSERLISLYIEWINKYNLISVEDPLNEKDWIEWRKAFIRLKTANGDTMVITDDLTVTNIKLLEKAIKEAIGNAIIIKPNQIGTLSETIEAVKMAQEAGWKVVVSHRSGETCDNFIADLAVAVGADFIKAGSLSRGERLAKYNRLMEIEEEIS
- a CDS encoding carbohydrate kinase family protein; this encodes MGISNGLKQKYDVITIGGATYDITFFPIKSEMFLIDNEKDILRQKLLAFEHGAKISSEKVVHGFGGGAANTAVSFASFGFKSSAIIATGDDLFGNEIISNFKKKKVGIELIQKTAKQKSDFAVIIIGPDKDRIIFRDDNVKNKLELNRKGIAALKNTKWIYLASLSGDWQRILAQVFAVKNKKRKLRIAWNPGLSQLVGGLKELSFFFKYTEVLILNQDEATQLVTSDPKVKKENIVPSDVKNLLSIIKNYGPRTVVITCGRDGAWAYDGVKMYYAPIIEKGERLDTTGVGDAFGSSFVAGLELFKDDIDKAMKLGILNTSSVVAAPGAQNGLLGKKDLKNLDI